The following are encoded together in the Monodelphis domestica isolate mMonDom1 chromosome 5, mMonDom1.pri, whole genome shotgun sequence genome:
- the SLC39A5 gene encoding zinc transporter ZIP5, with protein MGPLLAALCVWMALGWVGALDPSADPPAPLGPAEQEQGHYLAQLFGLYGENGTLSIGGLARLLHSLGLGRVQGLELGHSGVSGGRAGPSPGDNGTHRLPDSGLSVDVWPGLPLGSSEWRDPEKPGPPSSGLDLFHRLLLLDHSLSDHLHEDCLNGSQLLVNFGLSPAAPLTPRQFALLCPALLYQIDSRVCIRPPAPARRGDLLSALAQSALAVLALSALAPFSILLLRLLGSRLLRPLLGFLGALAVGTLCGDALLHLLPHAQGGRHGGDLGPGVAMLGGLLLLFILENLLGIFRQGGLHLRCCRQTRRDPGIQDPENVWGTTLEPLRAVPETAPQGPWEPEGPPAPARLPQRPQGHAHSHGHPSGGNSPITWMVLLGDGLHNFTDGLAIGVAFSDGFSSGISTTLAVLCHELPHELGDFAMLLQAGLPYRRLLLLSLVSGALGLGGAALGVGLSQGPAPFTPWAFGMTAGVFLYVALVDMLPALLHPPDPLPPSYILLQGLGLLLGGCLMLTIALFEEQLLPLPSDG; from the exons ATGGGGCCCCTGTTGGCTGCGCTGTGTGTCTGGATGGCTCTCGGGTGGGTGGGGGCTCTGGACCCCTCCGCAGACCCCCCGGCCCCCCTGGGCCCCGCAGAGCAGGAGCAGGGCCATTACCTCGCCCAGCTGTTCGGCTTATATGGAGAGAATGGAACCCTGAGCATCGGCGGCCTGGCGCGGCTCCTCCACAGCCTGGGCCTGGGCCGGGTCCAGGGACTTGAGCTGGGCCACTCGGGCGTCTCGGGGGGACGGGCTGGGCCCTCCCCTGGGGACAACGGCACCCACAG GCTGCCGGACTCTGGGCTCAGCGTGGACGTCTGGCCAGGACTGCCCCTGGGCTCCTCGGAGTGGAGGGACCCCGAGAAGCCGGGGCCTCCGTCCTCTGGCCTCGACCTCTTCCACCGGCTTCTGCTGCTGGACCACTCGCTGTCCGACCACCTGCATGAGGAT TGTCTCAATGGCTCCCAGCTTCTCGTCAATTTCGGCTTAAGCCCGGCGGCTCCCCTGACCCCTCGCCAGTTTGCCCTGCTGTGCCCGGCGCTGCTCTATCAGATCGACAGCCGAGTCTGCATCCGGCCGCCGGCCCCTGCCCGCCGAGGGGACTTGCTGTCGG CCCTGGCCCAGAGTGCCCTGGCTGTGCTGGCGCTCAGCGCTCTGGCTCCCTTCTCCATCCTGCTGTTACGACTCCTGGGCTCCCGGCTGCTGCGTCCTCTGCTGGGCTTCTTGGGGGCGCTGGCTGTGGGCACACTCTGTGGAGATGCTCTGCTGCACCTGCTGCCACAC GCTCAGGGAGGCCGTCACGGGGGGGACCTGGGCCCCGGCGTGGCCATGCTGGGaggcctcctcctcctcttcatcttgGAGAATCTACTTGGGATTTTCCGTCAGGGTGGGCTGCATTTG AGATGCTGTAGGCAAACCAGAAGAGACCCTGGAATCCAAGACCCAGAGAATGTTTGGGGAACGACTCTTGAGCCCCTGCGAGCAGTTCCAG AAACGGCGCCCCAAGGGCCATGGGAGCCGGAAGGCCCCCCTGCCCCAGCCCGGCTTCCTCAAAGACCTCAGGGCCATGCCCATAGCCACGGGCACCCAAGTGGCGGGAACTCTCCGATCACGTGGATGGTCCTGCTGGGCGACGGACTGCACAACTTCACTGATGGGCTCGCCATTG GCGTTGCCTTCTCCGATGGCTTCTCCAGTGGCATCAGCACCACGCTGGCTGTCTTGTGCCATGAGCTTCCCCATGAGTTGG GTGACTTTGCCATGCTGCTGCAGGCCGGCCTACCCTACCGAAGGCTTCTGCTGTTAAGCTTGGTGTCGGGGGCCCTGGGGCTGGGTGGTGCGGCCCTGGGCGTGGGCCTCAGCCAGGGCCCTGCACCATTCACTCCCTGGGCTTTTGGGATGACTGCTGGGGTCTTCCTTTACGTGGCGCTGGTGGATATG CTCCCTGCCCTGCTTCACCCCCCAGATCCCCTGCCTCCATCCTATATCCTGCTCCAGGGGCTGGGGCTGCTTCTGGGGGGCTGCCTCATGCTGACCATCGCCCTGTTTGAGGAGCAGCTGCTTCCCCTGCCCTCGGATGGCTGA
- the NABP2 gene encoding SOSS complex subunit B1 isoform X1, translated as MTTETFVKDIKPGLKNLNLIFIVLETGRVTKTKDGHEVRTCKVADKTGSINISVWDDVGNLIQPGDIIRLTKGYASVFKGCLTLYTGRGGDLQKIGEFCMVYSEVPNFSEPNPEYSAQQLPNKTVQNDSTSATSQAPAGPPAVSPASESQNGNGLTTPTGPGSGPHAPHAPPHPISTRITRSQPSHTAAGPPGPSNPVSNGKETRRSSKR; from the exons ATGACGACCGAGACCTTTGTGAAAGATATCAAGCCTGGACTTAAGAATCTGAACCTCATCTTCATTGTGCTAGAGACAG GCCGAGTGACCAAGACAAAAGATGGACACGAGGTGAGGACCTGCAAAGTAGCAGACAAAACAGGGAGCATCAATATATCTGTTTGGGATGATGTTGGCAACCTGATCCAGCCTGGGGACATTATTCGACTCACCAAGGG GTACGCTTCAGTATTTAAAGGCTGTCTGACACTCTACACTGGCCGTGGGGGTGATCTGCAGAAGATTGGAGA ATTCTGTATGGTCTATTCTGAGGTCCCCAACTTCAGTGAGCCAAATCCTGAGTACAGTGCCCAGCAGCTCCCCAACAAAACG GTACAGAATGACAGTACCTCTGCCACTTCCCAGGCTCCAGCTGGCCCTCCTGCTGTGTCTCCAG CCTCTGAGAGTCAGAATGGAAACGGCCTAACCACCCCCACCGGCCCAGGCAGCGGCCCCCACGCACCCCACGCACCCCCGCATCCCATCAGCACCCGGATTACTCGGAGTCAGCCCAGCCACACAGCTGCCGGCCCTCCGGGCCCCTCCAACCCCGTCAGCAACGGCAAAGAGACGCGGCGGAGCAGCAAGAGATAG
- the NABP2 gene encoding SOSS complex subunit B1 isoform X2 → MTTETFVKDIKPGLKNLNLIFIVLETGRVTKTKDGHEVRTCKVADKTGSINISVWDDVGNLIQPGDIIRLTKGFCMVYSEVPNFSEPNPEYSAQQLPNKTVQNDSTSATSQAPAGPPAVSPASESQNGNGLTTPTGPGSGPHAPHAPPHPISTRITRSQPSHTAAGPPGPSNPVSNGKETRRSSKR, encoded by the exons ATGACGACCGAGACCTTTGTGAAAGATATCAAGCCTGGACTTAAGAATCTGAACCTCATCTTCATTGTGCTAGAGACAG GCCGAGTGACCAAGACAAAAGATGGACACGAGGTGAGGACCTGCAAAGTAGCAGACAAAACAGGGAGCATCAATATATCTGTTTGGGATGATGTTGGCAACCTGATCCAGCCTGGGGACATTATTCGACTCACCAAGGG ATTCTGTATGGTCTATTCTGAGGTCCCCAACTTCAGTGAGCCAAATCCTGAGTACAGTGCCCAGCAGCTCCCCAACAAAACG GTACAGAATGACAGTACCTCTGCCACTTCCCAGGCTCCAGCTGGCCCTCCTGCTGTGTCTCCAG CCTCTGAGAGTCAGAATGGAAACGGCCTAACCACCCCCACCGGCCCAGGCAGCGGCCCCCACGCACCCCACGCACCCCCGCATCCCATCAGCACCCGGATTACTCGGAGTCAGCCCAGCCACACAGCTGCCGGCCCTCCGGGCCCCTCCAACCCCGTCAGCAACGGCAAAGAGACGCGGCGGAGCAGCAAGAGATAG
- the RNF41 gene encoding E3 ubiquitin-protein ligase NRDP1 isoform X1: MGYDVARFQGDVDEDLICPICSGVLEEPVQAPHCEHAFCNACITQWFSQQQTCPVDRSVVTVAHLRPVPRIMRNMLSKLQIACDNAVFGCSAVVRLDNLMSHLSDCEHNPKRPVTCEQGCGLEMPKDELPNHNCIKHLRSVVQQQQTRIAELEKTSAEHKHQLAEQKRDIQLLKAYMRAIRSVNPNLQNLEETIEYNEILEWVNSLQPARVTRWGGMISTPDAVLQAVIKRSLVESGCPASIVNELIENAHERSWPQGLATLETRQMNRRYYENYVAKRIPGKQAVVVMACENQHMGDDMVQEPGLVMIFAHGVEEI, from the exons ATGGGGTATGATGTAGCCCGTTTCCAGGGGGATGTTGACGAAGACCTTATCTGTCCTATCTGCAGTGGAGTTCTGGAGGAGCCAGTGCAG GCCCCTCACTGTGAGCACGCCTTCTGCAATGCCTGCATCACTCAGTGGTTCTCTCAGCAGCAGACGTGCCCGGTGGACCGAAGTGTAGTGACAGTTGCCCACCTGCGCCCTGTCCCCCGGATCATGCGGAACATGCTCTCAAAACTACAGATTGCCTGTGACAACGCTGTGTTTGGCTGCAGTGCCGTTGTACGGCTGGACAACCTCATGTCTCATCTCAGTGACTGCGAGCACAACCCTAAGCGGCCTGTCACCTGCGAGCAGGGCTGTGG CCTGGAGATGCCCAAAGATGAGCTGCCCAACCACAACTGCATTAAGCATCTACGTTCAGTGGTGCAGCAGCAACAGACCCGGATTGCAGAGCTAGAGAAGACCTCGGCTGAGCACAAGCACCAGCTGGCTGAGCAG AAGCGGGACATTCAGCTGCTGAAGGCCTACATGCGTGCTATCCGCAGTGTCAATCCCAACCTTCAGAACCTGGAGGAGACCATTGAGTACAATGAGATCCTAGA GTGGGTCAACTCCCTGCAGCCCGCACGGGTGACGCGCTGGGGTGGCATGATCTCCACACCGGATGCTGTGCTACAAGCAGTCATCAAGCGCTCTCTGGTGGAGAGTGGCTGCCCGGCCTCCATAGTCAATGAGCTGATTGAAAATGCCCATGAGCGAAGCTGGCCCCAGGGCTTAGCCACACTAGAGACACGGCAGATGAATCGGCGCTACTATGAGAACTACGTAGCCAAACGGATCCCCGGCAAGCAGGCGGTGGTGGTTATGGCCTGTGAGAACCAGCATATGGGTGATGACATGGTGCAGGAACCAGGGCTTGTCATGATATTTGCGCACGGCGTGGAGGAAATCTAG
- the RNF41 gene encoding E3 ubiquitin-protein ligase NRDP1 isoform X2, which translates to MRNMLSKLQIACDNAVFGCSAVVRLDNLMSHLSDCEHNPKRPVTCEQGCGLEMPKDELPNHNCIKHLRSVVQQQQTRIAELEKTSAEHKHQLAEQKRDIQLLKAYMRAIRSVNPNLQNLEETIEYNEILEWVNSLQPARVTRWGGMISTPDAVLQAVIKRSLVESGCPASIVNELIENAHERSWPQGLATLETRQMNRRYYENYVAKRIPGKQAVVVMACENQHMGDDMVQEPGLVMIFAHGVEEI; encoded by the exons ATGCGGAACATGCTCTCAAAACTACAGATTGCCTGTGACAACGCTGTGTTTGGCTGCAGTGCCGTTGTACGGCTGGACAACCTCATGTCTCATCTCAGTGACTGCGAGCACAACCCTAAGCGGCCTGTCACCTGCGAGCAGGGCTGTGG CCTGGAGATGCCCAAAGATGAGCTGCCCAACCACAACTGCATTAAGCATCTACGTTCAGTGGTGCAGCAGCAACAGACCCGGATTGCAGAGCTAGAGAAGACCTCGGCTGAGCACAAGCACCAGCTGGCTGAGCAG AAGCGGGACATTCAGCTGCTGAAGGCCTACATGCGTGCTATCCGCAGTGTCAATCCCAACCTTCAGAACCTGGAGGAGACCATTGAGTACAATGAGATCCTAGA GTGGGTCAACTCCCTGCAGCCCGCACGGGTGACGCGCTGGGGTGGCATGATCTCCACACCGGATGCTGTGCTACAAGCAGTCATCAAGCGCTCTCTGGTGGAGAGTGGCTGCCCGGCCTCCATAGTCAATGAGCTGATTGAAAATGCCCATGAGCGAAGCTGGCCCCAGGGCTTAGCCACACTAGAGACACGGCAGATGAATCGGCGCTACTATGAGAACTACGTAGCCAAACGGATCCCCGGCAAGCAGGCGGTGGTGGTTATGGCCTGTGAGAACCAGCATATGGGTGATGACATGGTGCAGGAACCAGGGCTTGTCATGATATTTGCGCACGGCGTGGAGGAAATCTAG